TAAACATCTTCTCTATGTATAGCTGTTGTAAGATTGCCCCTTTCCATCAGCTTCTTCTCCACCtcccagaaaaaaaggaaagcctTTTTATAAGAGTGTGGCATGTTTGAATTAATGTGATCTTGCAGTTCAGTGGGCATTACCATTTGAGTGACTTTTCATACCTTTCTTTTGACAGATGTTATCTGCACAATTTATAAACCTAGTGGTAATAAGGGACTTGTGTACTTCTATACTTACCTCAAAGATTTGCTCAGTGGCACTGTAAGTAattagttgggttttttaaattgtgtCTCATGTtgcatttgaaattaaaaaaaaatacttgtgGAATGAAGCTTtgataattttgaaaaattgtAAGGGATATGCATCACTGGGGTATGTTATTTCTGAGCAGGGCAGTTTTCAAACTGACTTTTACTGAGTGAGCACAAGGCCTGGCTGGCCAcgtgctgcagcctgtgcctctcctccccagctgctgcccctcaTTATTCTGGAGCACACTGCCTATTGTGCTCTCTGTGTAGGGTCCCAGTGTCTGTGTCCTGCAGCTCTTTGATTGGAGAGGGGAGGGATTTTAAGCACACAGTGCCTGCACTACAGTTTGGTAGAAGCAATGGCAGTATTTGGAAGCTACAGACTTGTAGCTTGCTGGGGCCCTAATGTTAAATTTCCAAAATTTACTTGCTTAATGCCATGTTGCATTGTTTGGGGCAGTTGCTGCTGTTACAAATTCTATTCCAACTTCATTTTCACAGGGATTCCTTGAAGTGACAAGTTTGTTTTATGGCTACTACTCAATAGATGCTGTATGGATCAGTATCATGAGGTACAATTTGCCACTGGCATACCTGCTGGCTACATTTGCCTACCTTGCCTTAAGTTTCCTCTGGATAATAAAGAGGTAAAGATGTTGGTGTTATTTACTGTTACTTGTTGTACAGTTTAGATTGTATTCCTTCTTGAAGGGAACATACTGTTTTCTTGAGCTGTTTGTGTGGAATGGGGAGTCTTTTGCCTGAGGGTGCAGTGCCTCAGTAGCCTTTGGAATGCTTGGGAACAAGAAAACAATTTGAAGTATCAGTTTTTCATATGTATGCATACCTATAAGTAAAAGCCCCTCAACTATACTGCATTTGTTGGAGGACTTTTTTAGGGGTTTCTGGTTTATTTGTGCCATCTCAGTTTCCTTTGCTGGGTCTGGGTGAGGTGAGAAGGTGTGACTGTGCTGAAGTGCAGGTGGGAATAACCTGAATCAGTCAGTGTCAGCTGCTGCAGAATCTCACACTGAAAGAGTCCCAGACACTGGCTGGTGCTAAGCAAAGGTGACAGTTTGCTCACTGTGAGGGTCTTTGATCAGCCAGGTTCCTTGTGTGTGTTTTTCCTGTGCATAAAATCCATCTTCTCACATTTTTTCTCTAGGTCTGTGGAAGGCTTTAAGCACAACTTAGTGCACGATGCAGATCCATTTCAGAGTTACTGTAACAAAGTCTTTGCAGGCTGGGACTTCTGCATTACAGACCCCAATGCAGCCCGGCTGAAACATCGCAGCTTGCAATATGAGCTCCAGGTGAGTAACTTCTGCTTTTTGTGATTCTGGTTTCATACAGCTTGGATGGCTAAAACAGAGATGTGTGCAGTTTTGCAGATAAGGGAATAAAGTTGAGAAGGATTGAAGTTGCCTGTTTTGGGGGTGCAGCCCACATCCTCTTGCATGCTTTCTAGGTAGCTGGTGCAGCGTGAGAAGGATTGGCACGGATGTTGTTGGCCCTTCCCCCATGCACTGGGGACCCACGCCAGCCTGTAGCTGCTTTTCTTATCTGCCTCTTCCTCACGCTCCAGTCCTGCTTCCTGTGTTAGTTTCTGCATAGTCCAACAGGAaaagctgtcccagctgcaggcaatACCCTGCAGGGATGAGTTGGAGTGTTCTGGGGTTTAAGCATGCAGTGCAGTCAGGAGCAGTTTGGGGAGAAATAAAATTCAGATGGTGCTCTTTGTACTGCTTGAGAGTATTGTTGCAGTAAGAAGATACTGAAAAATTCTCACTAGGTGTCTTTGGCACACATGCACATACAAAATGCTGATGGAGCTATAGATTTCCCAAATCATAAAGCACTGAAAAAAGTCTGAAAGCTTCTTTTGGTAAAACAAGGACCTTCTTTTTGCTCTCTGTACACTGGAAGCAGAGATTTGTGTAGTGAAAATATTACCTTTGAGAAGATGCTTCCACTTCAAACCACAAAGCAGTAATTACAGACTTCATAAATTACAGTGAGTTGCTTTCTGCTCTAATGAAGTTCACAAGCATCTATTTTCATTGTAGAATCAGAACTTCCTTCACTTGCTACACTTTTGCCTCCAGAACACACATCTTAGAAGAACTAGCCCCTTAATATTACTGTTTGATGGACATAAGTCCTCAGAAAATACTCTCATATAGGTGTTATGTAGGTTTGCCCAGGTTAAATTGCCCTCACAGGAGATACTGTATTTTCATAGCACTTAAGGTGAAATACACCAAGTTTACATGACAAGCTGCTCAAGACTGTACTTCCTTCTTTCAGTGCCATCCCTCAGTTTTCCTTTGCAAAGAGTAGAAGGGATTTTGAGCCATAGTTACTTACCTGCAGAAGTAACGAGATGAGTGACTGGTTTACCCATTTCAGGGTTTAGTTTCAAGCTGAGATCAGTCTCTCTCAAACAACAGGCAAACTGTCTGTGCTCAAGGAAATGTGTTACTGATACAGTAGAGAGAAGAGGATTGCAGGACAGTTGTATTTGGCTACAGAGCCCTCAGCTCGAGGTGGCTGAGCACACAGGTGCTTCCATTCTGCATGGACCTGTTTTGTGAAAGAAAAGACATTCTGTTCTGTGTGCTTGGACAGGCACTGGACTGACTCTCCTGGAACAGGCTACAGATTTGCACTTCTCAGGGGGAGAAGACATGGTGTTAAGTGTTGTATGCTTCATCAAAAAACtgcatctctttttttcttttctttgtagaTGGacttgcaggaagaaaaactgaagcaAAAAATAGCTGAGAGgagaatgaaagaaaagcttCGCATCTACTCTCTgagaatatttataaatataattgTCATTGCCATTTTATCAGGATGTTTTTACTCAATTTATAGAGTAACTGTCTTCTCTCAAGAAAACTCCAATGTGAGTATAAGAAATGAGACTAGGACAGATTTGGTGAAGGCTGGTGATTACAGCAAGAGGAACTATTGTGAAAGAGTCAAGTATCTTAATATAGCACCTTTCATGCCGGGATCTGAAAATGCTTTCTACAgactaagattttttttttttagtagatGAGAGCAGGAAATATCAAGAACCGTGTGCCAAAAAAGCCTCCCCAGTGAGGTCTCCCATTGCTGCAGAGGCTTCAGTGTTGAGTGTCTTGGAGCTGACAAGAAGAGCAGCCCTCACTGCCTTTCCCTTGTAACTGTGCTCACCTCACTGACCTGCTGGGTCTGGACAGTTAACTGGCTGGGAGAGCTGACCTGGTTAAATCAAACTTCATCATGATCAGTTTCACGGGATCTGGTTCGCTGTCAGCTGCAAAAATGCACTTCAGGGGAAGGCAGAGTGAAGATTGTGATCTGTCTTGTGGGGAAACAGGAAGGCTTTGATCACACAGCAGTTTTTAGAAGCAAATGTTCTTGCATCACTAGCAGAAAGAATCAGGTTGAGTTGGTTTCACCTCTGGCAGGACAAGCAGATGGAAAGAGTGGTTCAGAAGCAGAACAAAGCAGACAAACTTCTGTTGTGACAGCTTCACAAAAGTAATTGACTTCTCTCTAGGACCCCAGGGTTTGATTAGTCTGGTAGAAATGGGGAccacaatttttttctcctctgtgtaAGTTCCTGGTGTAATGGATTTAACTGTTCACAAGGAAAGTTGTGCTCATGGTGGACCTGACTCTGAACTTCTGTAAACTGCCAGGATTGCAGGGACAGAAGCAGGAAATGGGGGCTAAATGAGTTTATGTGTCAGAGATACTGTTTGAGGGCAGAGAAGAGGATAGCACGACACTGAACAACTTCAAGAACAGCTTCACTTACTGTGGGCTTTAAGTAGAAGGGCTGATGTCTTGACCTTGTCTTAATGAGCAGTTAGAGGAGCTTGTCAGGATGGTAGGAAAGTCAGGGGAGTTGCTTAGCACCAGTAAGACTAAATTGAAAAGTGTCTGCACTTGGAATAGCTGTAAAACCTGGTAGCCTTGGTGCTGGTTAGCAACAGTCAGACACAAACCTTGGTGAGTTTAACCTCTTTAAACAGAAGCTTTAAGGAAGCTCAGAAATACTCTTACCTGGAGGGGGAGGGAGTTCCTGATGAAAGGAGCAGGAGAAAGCAAGGGTGTGTAGCAGCAAACTGCACAGATAGCGGGGATCAGGCTCCTGTAAAGGATAGAGATTTGTTCTCCATGAAATTTGCTTGTCTGGAGGTGTTCAGAATCAGCCCTGGGTTTGCCATTCATGTTACACCTGGTGTTGATTCTTGTTGCCAATGCAAATGTCAGTGGAGGATGAAGACAGAGTAAAAGATGCTGGGCAAGGCAGGCTGGTGTGTAGCTGGGGACAGCACGCTCAGAAATGTGTGTTTCCCTAAGCATTGTGTTTGTCTCATCTCTTCTCCTGCAGGACATTGGCAATGCAAACTCCCAGGTTAGTCTCTTAGTGCAGTATTTGCCTTCCATGGTGATCACACTGGCCAACTTCATCGCTCCTCTGATCTTTGCATTTCTGATCACATTTGAAGAGTATACACCAGCCTTTGAAATCAAGCTGACACTCTTGAGGTAAAGATCTTTTTATTGTGGCTTTGGATGTTTCAACCACTTGTTTTTGGTAGGCTGTATATATTGTAACATTGAAATGTCAAGAAGCAGAGAAGCTGGCACTGGAAACCAAGGAGGCATTGTTTGGCCAATGTTTAGTTGGAAACTTTAAATCTGGGAACAATGTGTTTTGATGACAGTACTCTGCAGTCATCTCAGTGTCCAAGTTTTTTTCTTGGTCCCGTTTAGCTGTGTGGTCTGGACATCTTCAACCTGAATAAATAGTCAGTAGAGAACttgtggctgcagagctggattCACTCCTTTGTGTGCAGCAGTTCCCTGAATGAGCAAAAGTGAGTGTACAGCAGTGACTGAAGCACAGCTTTGCTCAAGGCAGAAGTTAAAAGTTTTGGGGTAAAAGATGTGTCAGTGTAAGAGCTGGTATTTTGCAGCTTGAGGCAGTAAGATCTGGGTTGAAGCACCTGAACTCTGCAAGTCCATGCTTTGTATTTGTGATTTGGCCAAGTGCTTCAGAAGGCCTGAAGGTACATGAAATGGAAATGCTGCACACAGAACAGTACCTGAGGGAATTGCAACCCATTGCAGCATCAAGATCTGCAGCTGAAATGACTGATCTAGGAACACTTGAGAAAAGAAACAAGGGATTGTAGCCTAAAGCTGGGAAGGTCAAAAGCAATTTTAACTTACTGCTAAGGAAAGAAATGTGTTTATTATCTGGCTGGCTGCCCTGTTAAAGGTCTGCATGACCGTTCTGTGTTTTAAGGCTTCCTTGGACTCCTGCACAAGGTGTTAAATGGCTTTTTTTGGCACATTTGGAGTTAGGTTTTACCTCTCTTGCAGGTGTGTCTTCGTGCGGTTGGCCAATATTGGCGTTCTCTTGTTCTCACTGTGGAGTCAGATCTCCGACTGTGGCAGTGACAAGTGTAAGCCCTGTGGATACAATTACAAGCTCTATCCTGTAAGCAGATTTATCTTGGTGTTTAATCATCTGAGCTTGTGAAGGGAGATTTGTTTTCCATGGGAGTTGCTTGTCTAGAGGTGTTCAGTAGGAGCCCTGGGGTTGCTGTTCATGCTGCGCCTGGTGTTGATTCCCACTGCTCAGTGCAAACCAGTGCAGTGGTTACACATCTGTCCTTTGCTTGTCTAAAACTCTGATTAGAGTTGGTCCAGTGGCAGATGATTCCTTAGCACAGACTTTCTGTCCACCATGAGGATTGTCTGAGGTAGCTGTGTTTTGGAGATGTTGTGCTACTGCCTTTTGTGGCATTGAGGCAAATGGGTTTTcctcaaaagaaaacaaaaacaccccaaaaaaactccccagccaccaaaaccaaaccaaacccagccaCACCCCCCCTGCCCCACCtcacagaaaaaccccaaaaccaaacaaaaaaaaaaaaagtgaaaagctTAGCATGGGAACTTTGAAACACTTGAGTATTTTAGAAATTGGAGTTAATAGCATTTGAACCTTCATGGTGTTAACTGAGATGATTATTGCTTTGGTAGTAGACAGATTGTTCACTTGTTTATTTAGACTTCTAATCTTGTTTTTCCTAACTTGTCTTTACAGTGCTGGGAATCTGATGTTGGGCAAGAAATGTACAAACTGATGATATTTGATTTCATTGTAATTCTTGCTGTGGCCCTGTTTGTAGACTTCCCCAGAAAGTATGTATCTCTGCTTTTTGAGCATATTTTTACAAATGACATAtgaaacacattttcttttttctgctttaaattCCCCATACTGCTAACcaaattactatttttaaaataaagcataAACATATTTCTGGTGGTTTGAGCACCTGTTTGCTATTCACATGGCTGGATAGGTTTTGATATTTGAGAGCTTTTTGCTTCAGACCTTTTCTGTTATGTTGTCTAATGCTTCAATGCTAAGTTGTGCGTGTTTCAAATGTGTTAGAATGCATCTCAATTCTACAACTTCAGTTTAGGACTAAAAATATTCTTTGGTTTCAGGTTGTTAGTTACTCATTGCTCTTGGAAGCTTGTTCAGTGGTTTGGAGATAAGGAATTTGCAATTTCTGACAGTGTCCTGGAAATAATTTATGGGCAGACTATTTGCTTCATTGGAACCTTCTTTTCACCACTTCTCCCTGCAATAGCAACGATAAAATACTTCATCATCTTCTATGTTAAAAAGGTAATGAGGGCATGTGCTTGATAAAGAATTGAGTACATCTCTGTGGTTTTTGTAATGCAGGCATATAGATATGCAGGGAtttaaaaccaacaaaaaaccctaaaaccacCTGTAGATGCAGTGGATGGATTGAGCCAATGATATTCCATTTTCAATAAGATTTTGTGCTTTTAACAGACAGTAGAATTTTGCTTTGAAATCAAGCAAAGCCACATTTCAATTACTACTTCTCAAATTATTTGCCTTTATTTAAAAGAACAGCTTTTTATGTAACAAAGCTAGTTTATAAGACTCTTGTGCAGTAATCTATTTACTAGCAACACAGCTTAAAACTTGGACAAAATTTTGCAAAACTGCTAAAAATTTGGGAGCAAAATGGAAAATCCAAGCTGGGATGGATGTTTATGTGATTTCTGACTATCAGAAGTTTTGCTCAGTGACCACACAGCTCCTTCTGCGCCTCCAATTCTTGCTGATACTTTAGGTCTTGCAAGAGGGGATGtatccagagaagctgtggctgaaCAAAGCcaacagcagtgctgtgggtCATACACCAAATGGTTGGTGCTGTTGACTCTGTGCACGTGTGTGAGGTCCTCTGGATCAAATTCTTACACAAATTAGGAGACATTGACTTATACTAAAATGTGAGGCAATCTTGTCTTAGCCCTTCCCAGCCCATACATATCAAAGGAGGTGGTGGCTGGTGGCATgttagagaatggaaaattcaGTTGCTGGGGGAAGTATATTTGGGTGTATCTCTAGATAGATGTACTGGTAACAGTTTCACTCACCTTCCCTCTTCAGATTGTTTTGATACACACACGTAAGCCTGCAGCAAGGCCTGTAAGGGCATCAAGTTCCAACTTTTTCttcctggtggtgctgctgatTGGGCTCCTCTTGGCTTTTGTCCCTGTGGGATTCAGCATAGCACGGTAAGTGACAATTTTAAGTTTCTGTGAAGTTGAAACTTATTCCAAGCCTGTCAGTTCTGTAAAAGCAGACACACAACTTTAGAATGATTAATGGAATAAAATCTATAGGGTGTTACACATAAACTTATAGCTTAgttcaggaaaacaaaaattacagtTTTGTAGACATAGGACACTTTTACTGCATCACCAAACTGGTGCTGGGTTTGTGCTGGATTATTTTATCTTTACATTTTGGTGTAATATCTTTCTGTTCTGCTTCTTTGACAGTATCCCCTCTTCCAAGGCTTGTGGGCCATTCAGGAATTTTAACACTTCATGGGAAGTTATTCCAGATACAATACTTCAGTTTCCAACAGGCCTGCAGCAGTTCCTTTTTGGCATTTCATCAGAAGCCTTTGCAGTGCCTTTTTTTGTGATCCTTTGGTGAGTACTGTGGAGATTTGATTCCCTTATTCAACTTCATTTCCTTCCTTACTGAACTCACACCAAGCCTCTATTAGGCCAGATTTCCCATTTGCAGTCAAAAGCATCAAAACCCATAGGAATCCTCAGCCCTTTTGTCTTTGTCCATGTGTTCACATTCATCAGCTTCCATTTCCTCTTGCACATCCCATATTCAACCATGTCCCTCTCAAAAATGTTAACTGTGAATCCTCTGCAGATTAGTACTGTAAGCCCTGTGACCACTACTCCTGTCCACAAACCCTAGtctgaaaaaacaaaactcCCAAAGCAGTCATTCTGTAAGATAAAATT
This Zonotrichia albicollis isolate bZonAlb1 chromosome 16, bZonAlb1.hap1, whole genome shotgun sequence DNA region includes the following protein-coding sequences:
- the TMC7 gene encoding transmembrane channel-like protein 7, which gives rise to MSGLGAAAGPGWQRDSGGLSLLAEEPHGAAPVDFLQELPSCQSARRRRGGTQERRAAPLGTNGSRGDAARALLQENGEPAERPARERPVCMADKRRARDSQQAETERLSRWEKWKRTSSKSLKKALSEVKGLSSYLVLWRRDIRSIEGKFGTGIQSYFSFLRFLVLLNFIIFILMFSFVVLPTIISTFGLFNSTVAYIPLKNIDVICTIYKPSGNKGLVYFYTYLKDLLSGTGFLEVTSLFYGYYSIDAVWISIMRYNLPLAYLLATFAYLALSFLWIIKRSVEGFKHNLVHDADPFQSYCNKVFAGWDFCITDPNAARLKHRSLQYELQMDLQEEKLKQKIAERRMKEKLRIYSLRIFINIIVIAILSGCFYSIYRVTVFSQENSNDIGNANSQVSLLVQYLPSMVITLANFIAPLIFAFLITFEEYTPAFEIKLTLLRCVFVRLANIGVLLFSLWSQISDCGSDKCKPCGYNYKLYPCWESDVGQEMYKLMIFDFIVILAVALFVDFPRKLLVTHCSWKLVQWFGDKEFAISDSVLEIIYGQTICFIGTFFSPLLPAIATIKYFIIFYVKKIVLIHTRKPAARPVRASSSNFFFLVVLLIGLLLAFVPVGFSIARIPSSKACGPFRNFNTSWEVIPDTILQFPTGLQQFLFGISSEAFAVPFFVILCIIMFYVIALARAHKRVVEQLKEQLVLESRDKMFLIRKITEAQK